The Streptomyces kanamyceticus genome window below encodes:
- a CDS encoding ATP-binding protein: protein MPGPAVARVGIPEGFAGRGLGGLEEVSGPAGYAGFAGYAGQAGHSEQAGLAGFMGRSGFVGHAGHAGHDEAARQAGLVGHAGLVLAPGEAGAGKTAPAEQRVVTPQGFVGRERELAVLEEVAGQVGLAGRSRLAGQVGQVGQVGQVGQAGLDEAAGHSGFVGHAGLDEAARHSGFAGQAGHDEAAGQVGLAGRAGHAGLDAVAGRAGHAGLDAVAGRAGHAGLDAVAGRAGHAGLDAVAGRAGHAGLDAVAGRAGHAGLDEAAGRAGHAGLDEAAGRAGHAGLDDAAELAGHAGHARLAGHPGHDEAVRHATHTGPATPPGLVLVSGEAGAGKTALVEQLTARLAGRGWGTAWGRCPEHGGVPAAWPWATILAELAAGPWPGGGDAGADVGEVPAPDARFQRRRALGELLRGVVVRERQPLLIVLDDLQWADDETLECLESLGSPASAGASAGVLVVGTCRETDVPARLRAFLGRVARAEPVRVVLGGLGEDDVATLVRTVAGPDVTADAVRAVHARSGGNPFFVRELARLCATDGRAALSGVPIGVRDVIRHRLGALDDGARTVLRQAAVIGPEVDLDLLIPLAGGGEDAVVHAVETALHHGFLDELGPDRVRFAHALVRETLYADISRARRARWHTAVAEAIETLRPHDADALADHYLRAGTRATAARAVHHARLAARRAEHDAAPHRAARLWRAALDAHDRLGGERARERLGLVTGLVRALALTGGLAEARRHRSDALADAERLGDPELTARVIGAFDVPGNWTRNDDEALSRRIVDAAERTLLALPGDDGATRCRLLATIAMELRGSAGPRGREAAAEAEALARGLGSGPGSGPGPGHDPVLLAFALNARFMHSFERAGRSAERLRIGEELVDFAGGGRGHGSLVAFHVLGHLMCLQAHCARAEFGDADAHAVAADRLAERYDLPLVGVFTEWYAALKQAVSGRTEEARAAYAAAAARLPETGMTGLAEGLLPLALLSLRGRPDSGEPGAGFEEGCFGPYEPWCRPADLTALPPSAPDLLLEARLCLHARAAVAAGDDPVLMERLYRQLLPACGELAGAGSGLVSFGPVDRYAGDLAAALGRATDAARHHERARALESRLRDR, encoded by the coding sequence ATGCCTGGGCCTGCTGTGGCGCGGGTGGGGATTCCCGAAGGTTTCGCCGGGCGGGGGCTTGGGGGCCTTGAGGAGGTCTCGGGGCCGGCTGGGTACGCCGGGTTCGCCGGGTACGCCGGGCAGGCGGGGCACTCCGAGCAGGCGGGGCTCGCCGGGTTCATGGGGCGCTCCGGGTTCGTGGGGCACGCGGGGCACGCGGGGCACGACGAAGCTGCGAGGCAGGCGGGGCTCGTTGGGCACGCCGGGCTCGTCCTGGCGCCCGGCGAAGCGGGCGCGGGGAAGACGGCCCCGGCCGAACAGCGGGTGGTGACCCCTCAGGGCTTCGTCGGGCGGGAGCGGGAACTGGCGGTCCTCGAAGAGGTCGCGGGGCAGGTGGGGCTCGCGGGGCGCTCCAGGCTCGCGGGGCAGGTCGGGCAGGTCGGGCAGGTCGGGCAGGTCGGGCAGGCAGGGCTCGATGAGGCTGCCGGGCACTCCGGGTTCGTGGGGCATGCGGGGCTTGACGAGGCCGCGAGGCACTCTGGGTTCGCGGGGCAGGCAGGGCACGACGAGGCTGCGGGGCAGGTGGGGCTCGCCGGGCGTGCGGGGCATGCGGGTCTCGACGCGGTCGCCGGGCGTGCGGGGCATGCGGGTCTCGACGCGGTCGCCGGGCGTGCGGGGCATGCGGGGCTCGACGCGGTCGCCGGGCGTGCGGGGCATGCGGGTCTCGACGCGGTCGCCGGGCGTGCGGGGCATGCGGGGCTCGACGCGGTCGCCGGGCGTGCGGGGCATGCGGGGCTCGACGAGGCCGCCGGGCGTGCGGGGCATGCGGGGCTCGACGAGGCCGCCGGGCGTGCGGGGCATGCGGGGCTCGACGACGCTGCCGAGCTTGCGGGCCACGCCGGGCACGCCCGGCTCGCCGGACACCCCGGGCACGACGAGGCCGTCAGGCACGCCACCCACACGGGACCCGCCACGCCCCCCGGCCTCGTCCTGGTCTCCGGCGAAGCAGGCGCGGGGAAGACCGCCCTGGTCGAGCAGTTGACGGCGCGGCTCGCGGGCCGTGGCTGGGGCACGGCGTGGGGGCGGTGCCCGGAACACGGGGGCGTACCGGCCGCGTGGCCCTGGGCCACGATCCTGGCTGAGCTGGCGGCGGGGCCGTGGCCCGGTGGGGGCGATGCCGGGGCCGATGTCGGGGAGGTCCCCGCCCCCGACGCCCGTTTCCAGCGCCGTCGCGCCCTCGGGGAGCTCCTTCGCGGCGTCGTCGTACGAGAGCGTCAACCCCTGCTCATCGTGCTCGACGACCTGCAGTGGGCCGACGACGAGACGCTGGAGTGTCTGGAGAGCCTCGGCTCACCCGCGTCGGCGGGCGCCTCGGCGGGCGTGCTCGTCGTCGGGACCTGTCGGGAGACCGACGTGCCCGCGCGGCTGCGCGCGTTCCTCGGGCGGGTGGCGCGCGCCGAACCCGTGCGGGTCGTCCTCGGCGGGCTCGGCGAGGACGACGTGGCCACGCTCGTCCGCACCGTCGCCGGACCCGACGTGACCGCCGACGCCGTCCGCGCCGTGCACGCCCGCAGCGGCGGCAACCCCTTCTTCGTACGCGAACTGGCCCGCCTCTGCGCCACGGACGGCCGCGCCGCGCTCTCCGGCGTCCCCATCGGCGTACGCGACGTCATCCGGCACCGGCTCGGCGCGCTCGACGACGGGGCGCGGACCGTGCTGCGGCAGGCCGCCGTCATCGGGCCCGAGGTGGATCTCGACCTCCTGATCCCGCTCGCGGGCGGCGGCGAGGACGCGGTCGTCCACGCCGTCGAGACGGCACTGCACCACGGCTTCCTCGACGAACTCGGCCCGGACCGCGTGCGGTTCGCCCACGCGCTCGTCCGCGAGACGCTGTACGCGGACATCTCCCGCGCCCGCCGCGCCCGTTGGCACACCGCCGTCGCCGAGGCCATCGAGACGCTGCGCCCGCACGACGCCGACGCGCTCGCCGACCACTACCTCCGCGCGGGCACCCGGGCGACCGCCGCCCGCGCCGTCCACCACGCCCGCCTCGCCGCGCGCCGCGCCGAACACGACGCGGCCCCGCACCGCGCGGCCCGCCTGTGGCGGGCGGCGCTCGACGCCCACGACCGGCTCGGGGGCGAACGCGCGCGCGAGCGGCTCGGGCTCGTCACGGGGCTCGTCCGCGCCCTCGCCCTCACCGGCGGCCTCGCCGAGGCCAGGCGGCACCGCTCCGACGCCCTCGCCGACGCCGAACGCCTCGGCGACCCCGAGCTGACGGCCCGCGTCATCGGCGCCTTCGACGTCCCCGGCAACTGGACCCGCAACGACGACGAAGCGCTCTCCCGCCGCATCGTCGACGCCGCCGAGCGCACGCTCCTCGCGCTCCCCGGCGACGACGGCGCCACGCGCTGCCGACTGCTCGCCACCATCGCCATGGAACTGCGCGGCTCCGCCGGACCGCGCGGGCGCGAGGCGGCCGCCGAGGCGGAGGCGCTCGCCCGCGGCCTCGGGTCCGGCCCCGGCTCCGGTCCCGGCCCCGGTCACGACCCGGTGCTCCTCGCCTTCGCCCTCAACGCCCGCTTCATGCACAGCTTCGAGCGGGCCGGTCGATCCGCCGAACGGCTGCGTATTGGGGAGGAGTTGGTGGACTTCGCCGGGGGCGGGCGCGGTCATGGATCCCTCGTCGCCTTTCACGTGCTCGGGCATCTGATGTGCCTTCAGGCGCACTGCGCACGCGCCGAGTTCGGTGACGCCGACGCGCACGCCGTCGCCGCCGACCGGCTCGCCGAGCGGTACGACCTGCCCCTCGTCGGGGTGTTCACCGAGTGGTACGCCGCACTGAAGCAGGCCGTGTCCGGGCGTACGGAGGAGGCGCGTGCCGCGTACGCCGCCGCGGCGGCGCGTCTCCCGGAGACGGGCATGACCGGGCTGGCGGAGGGGCTGCTGCCGCTCGCCCTGCTGAGCTTGCGGGGGCGACCAGATAGTGGTGAACCGGGCGCGGGCTTCGAGGAGGGGTGCTTCGGGCCGTACGAACCCTGGTGCCGACCCGCCGACCTCACCGCCCTGCCGCCCTCCGCTCCCGACCTCCTCCTCGAAGCCCGCCTCTGCCTACACGCCAGGGCCGCCGTCGCCGCCGGTGACGATCCTGTCCTCATGGAGCGGCTCTATCGTCAACTCCTTCCGGCCTGTGGGGAGTTGGCCGGGGCCGGGAGCGGTCTCGTCAGCTTCGGGCCCGTGGACCGGTACGCGGGTGACCTCGCCGCCGCCCTCGGCAGGGCCACGGACGCGGCACGGCACCACGAGCGGGCCCGGGCCCTGGAGTCCCGCCTCCGCGACCGCTGA